The following coding sequences are from one Heterodontus francisci isolate sHetFra1 chromosome 38, sHetFra1.hap1, whole genome shotgun sequence window:
- the LOC137352527 gene encoding hyaluronan and proteoglycan link protein 3-like isoform X1 — translation MFNFNCRIQQGFSIMKFALIVMLLQLTCLSLCLAHNGAFYINGNSNGYGNGNGNGEYYNSIKLHIETQKDRLFAYRGENVTLTCHYHYEPAVNTTRKVRVKWSKLNMDFSKESDVIVAIGLRHRSFGEFKGRVYLQQDDEREVSLVITDVRLEDYGKYKCEVIDGLEDESSIIELELRGVVFPYQPHHGRYQLNFHDAKHACEEQDAMIASFEQLFQAWEDGLDWCNAGWLMDGSVQYPITVPRGPCGGKDSSAGVRNYGQRHKNLHRYDVFCFASTLKGKLYFLRHPLKFNFDEAVKACREDGGEIAKVGQLYAAWKFLKFDRCEAGWVADGSIRYPIAFPRPKCGPPEPGVRSFGFPRKENGKFGVYCFKMS, via the exons ATGTTCAACTTT AACTGCAGAATCCAACAGGGATTTTCAATAATGAAGTTTGCTCTGATTGTGATGTTGCTGCAGCTGACTTGCCTGTCCCTGTGTCTAGCACACAACGGCGCATTCTACATTAATGGCAACAGTAATGGCTATGGCAACGGCAATGGAAATGGTGAGT ATTACAACAGCATCAAGCTCCACATTGAAACCCAAAAGGACCGACTCTTTGCATACAGAGGGGAGAACGTGACCCTGACCTGTCACTACCATTACGAGCCAGCAGTGAATACGACTCGAAAGGTCAGGGTTAAGTGGTCCAAACTCAACATGGATTTCTCCAAAGAGAGTGACGTCATCGTGGCGATCGGGCTGCGCCATCGCAGTTTTGGAGAGTTCAAGGGGCGTGTTTACTTGCAGCAGGATGACGAGCGGGAGGTGTCGCTCGTCATCACTGATGTCAGGCTGGAGGATTATGGGAAatacaagtgtgaagtgattgacGGACTGGAGGACGAAAGCAGCATAATTGAGCTGGAGTTACGAG GTGTGGTCTTCCCTTACCAGCCTCATCATGGCCGGTACCAGCTGAACTTCCATGATGCCAAGCATGCCTGTGAGGAGCAGGATGCCATGATCGCGTCGTTCGAACAGCTCTTCCAGGCCTGGGAGGATGGATTAGACTGGTGCAACGCCGGCTGGCTGATGGATGGATCCGTTCAGTACCCCATCACCGTGCCGCGAGGGCCATGCGGTGGCAAGGACAGCTCGGCGGGTGTCCGAAACTATGGGCAGCGACACAAAAACCTGCACCGATACGATGTGTTTTGCTTTGCCTCAACTTTGAAAG GTAAATTGTACTTCTTACGCCATCCACTGAAGTTCAACTTTGATGAAGCAGTGAAAGCCTGTCGCGAGGATGGGGGCGAGATCGCCAAAGTGGGCCAGCTCTACGCTGCCTGGAAGTTTCTCAAGTTCGATCGCTGCGAAGCTGGGTGGGTTGCTGATGGTAGCATTCGCTACCCCATCGCCTTCCCACGGCCAAAGTGCGGCCCACCAGAGCCCGGCGTGCGCTCTTTCGGCTTTCCGAGGAAGGAGAATGGAAAGTTTGGGGTCTACTGCTTCAAGATGAGTTAA
- the LOC137352527 gene encoding hyaluronan and proteoglycan link protein 3-like isoform X2 translates to MFNFNCRIQQGFSIMKFALIVMLLQLTCLSLCLAHNGAFYINGNSNGYGNGNGNDYNSIKLHIETQKDRLFAYRGENVTLTCHYHYEPAVNTTRKVRVKWSKLNMDFSKESDVIVAIGLRHRSFGEFKGRVYLQQDDEREVSLVITDVRLEDYGKYKCEVIDGLEDESSIIELELRGVVFPYQPHHGRYQLNFHDAKHACEEQDAMIASFEQLFQAWEDGLDWCNAGWLMDGSVQYPITVPRGPCGGKDSSAGVRNYGQRHKNLHRYDVFCFASTLKGKLYFLRHPLKFNFDEAVKACREDGGEIAKVGQLYAAWKFLKFDRCEAGWVADGSIRYPIAFPRPKCGPPEPGVRSFGFPRKENGKFGVYCFKMS, encoded by the exons ATGTTCAACTTT AACTGCAGAATCCAACAGGGATTTTCAATAATGAAGTTTGCTCTGATTGTGATGTTGCTGCAGCTGACTTGCCTGTCCCTGTGTCTAGCACACAACGGCGCATTCTACATTAATGGCAACAGTAATGGCTATGGCAACGGCAATGGAAATG ATTACAACAGCATCAAGCTCCACATTGAAACCCAAAAGGACCGACTCTTTGCATACAGAGGGGAGAACGTGACCCTGACCTGTCACTACCATTACGAGCCAGCAGTGAATACGACTCGAAAGGTCAGGGTTAAGTGGTCCAAACTCAACATGGATTTCTCCAAAGAGAGTGACGTCATCGTGGCGATCGGGCTGCGCCATCGCAGTTTTGGAGAGTTCAAGGGGCGTGTTTACTTGCAGCAGGATGACGAGCGGGAGGTGTCGCTCGTCATCACTGATGTCAGGCTGGAGGATTATGGGAAatacaagtgtgaagtgattgacGGACTGGAGGACGAAAGCAGCATAATTGAGCTGGAGTTACGAG GTGTGGTCTTCCCTTACCAGCCTCATCATGGCCGGTACCAGCTGAACTTCCATGATGCCAAGCATGCCTGTGAGGAGCAGGATGCCATGATCGCGTCGTTCGAACAGCTCTTCCAGGCCTGGGAGGATGGATTAGACTGGTGCAACGCCGGCTGGCTGATGGATGGATCCGTTCAGTACCCCATCACCGTGCCGCGAGGGCCATGCGGTGGCAAGGACAGCTCGGCGGGTGTCCGAAACTATGGGCAGCGACACAAAAACCTGCACCGATACGATGTGTTTTGCTTTGCCTCAACTTTGAAAG GTAAATTGTACTTCTTACGCCATCCACTGAAGTTCAACTTTGATGAAGCAGTGAAAGCCTGTCGCGAGGATGGGGGCGAGATCGCCAAAGTGGGCCAGCTCTACGCTGCCTGGAAGTTTCTCAAGTTCGATCGCTGCGAAGCTGGGTGGGTTGCTGATGGTAGCATTCGCTACCCCATCGCCTTCCCACGGCCAAAGTGCGGCCCACCAGAGCCCGGCGTGCGCTCTTTCGGCTTTCCGAGGAAGGAGAATGGAAAGTTTGGGGTCTACTGCTTCAAGATGAGTTAA